Proteins encoded within one genomic window of Laspinema palackyanum D2c:
- a CDS encoding 2-phosphosulfolactate phosphatase family protein has translation MKLFVYHTPELTPTDSVPDCAIAVDVLRATSTIATVLNAGAEAVQVFSDMDQLMQLSADWPAEKRLRAGERGGAKVEGCDLGNSPLDCTPERVTDCRLFISTTNGTRALQRVQAAPSVLAAALINRQAVVNYLLETNPETVWIVSSGWEGSYSLEDTVCAGAIVDGLLASSSLSPKELAGNDEAIAALALYRHWQDDLLGLMHHASHGQRLLRLNCHEDLKYCAKTDILEVVPRQKEPGVLVK, from the coding sequence GTGAAGCTCTTTGTCTACCATACTCCCGAACTGACCCCCACCGATAGCGTGCCGGATTGCGCGATCGCCGTGGACGTTTTACGCGCCACCAGCACGATCGCCACCGTACTCAATGCCGGTGCAGAAGCAGTGCAAGTGTTTAGTGATATGGATCAGCTCATGCAACTGAGCGCAGATTGGCCCGCTGAAAAACGCCTGCGTGCTGGGGAACGCGGGGGGGCCAAAGTCGAAGGGTGTGACCTAGGGAACTCCCCCTTGGATTGCACGCCTGAACGAGTCACAGACTGTCGTTTGTTTATCAGTACCACCAACGGGACAAGGGCGCTGCAACGGGTCCAAGCAGCCCCGTCGGTACTTGCAGCCGCGTTAATTAATCGCCAAGCGGTGGTCAATTATCTGCTAGAAACCAATCCAGAAACCGTTTGGATTGTCAGTTCCGGTTGGGAAGGCAGCTATTCCCTAGAAGATACCGTCTGTGCAGGGGCGATCGTGGATGGTTTACTCGCCAGTAGCAGTCTCTCACCCAAGGAACTCGCTGGAAATGACGAGGCGATCGCCGCTCTAGCCCTCTATCGTCACTGGCAAGACGATTTATTAGGCTTAATGCATCACGCCAGTCACGGCCAACGCCTGCTCCGTCTCAACTGTCATGAAGATCTAAAATACTGTGCTAAAACCGATATTTTAGAGGTCGTCCCCCGACAAAAAGAACCCGGGGTTTTGGTTAAATAA